The following proteins are co-located in the Acanthochromis polyacanthus isolate Apoly-LR-REF ecotype Palm Island chromosome 7, KAUST_Apoly_ChrSc, whole genome shotgun sequence genome:
- the LOC110969677 gene encoding rapamycin-insensitive companion of mTOR isoform X3 yields the protein MRKLGHLNNFIKLLCSIGQREENFGFTYEEIIVCLRLALLNEAKEVRAAGLRALRYLIRDTSVLQKVLRLQVDYLIARCIDIQQSNEGERTQALRLVRKIITVNAMLFPTSIANSLIAVGTDGLQERDRMVRAAIAIVCELALKNPEVVAKRGGLSTILKSVIDCQLSRINEALITTVLHLLNHPRTRQYVRVDVELEQILAPFTDFHYRHNADTAEGQLKEDREARFLSSRMAIVAAFRSWSGIINLCKAGNSGIQSLIGLLCIPNMEVRKGLLEVLYEIFRLPVPIVTQDFTEAFLSVDPARSQDTWRLSDGFVAAEAKVILPHRARSRPDLMDNYLAFVLSAFITSGLLEGLVEVVTSSDDQLAVRATILLGELLHMANTILPHSHSHHLHCLPTLINMAASFDIPQEKRLRASAAVNNLKRFHEKKKKGLKPHSLYLDHIIRKSVSSHNRRESHSRVHRDIYVIKDTEEALMMNLRDSHILNHKQNLEWNWLLIATILKWPNVNLRNNKDEQMHKFVRRLLYFYKPSSKLYAGLGLDHLKARQLTVVGCQFVEFLMDSDEDGQGYLEDLVRDMVAWLSSSSGLKPERCLQSNGLLTTLSQHYFLFLGTLSAHPQGVKLLEKCGLFQCLLSLCSVKNQDAVLKLAVSTLDYSRDGLARVILSKILTAATDTCRLYATKHLRVLLRAGVEFFSSWGMELLVTQLHDHSKAVSIEALDILDEACEDKANLHALIQLKPAVSHLGDKGLLLLLRFLSIPKGFSYLNERGYVSKQLDKWQKEYNLKYVDLIEEQLNEALTTYRKPVDGDNYVRRSNQRLQRPNVYLPVHLYGQLVHDKTGCHLLEAQSVVPDLSYTVRSPMLDTWEGIKQLKAALWALGNIGSSNWGLNLLQEENVIPDILTLAQHCEVLSVRGTCVYVLGVISKTRQGCEVLKQYGWDAVRHSRRTLWPVTPDEVDTQLTSELSSVPSTLSLNSESTSSRHNSESESQPNMYILDDDKCDVLDQSDEPSFYLHSKPVKDRSPFTILASTRFVRTRFLTSLSLPSKKLRSTSDPKTPTGSRTPTELKTGSMRRNRTVTEPSVYSPNQGDVFTPVFNGRGIPKSPTVSLETSFVGTRGGSEEQLVDGRLARGGGSGLGLSGLGGHGAVEHHSREREQTSRERLAGDGGSSSSGGNVGGGGGGGGGGTQFKSRSQSFNTDTTTSGISSMSSSPSRETVGNPDHTEPEPDSSDCVSLNTVVSAKTVKTLSSLTPQAQTNHMSTPKPSTVTLVPPGSSHTLPRRAQSLKSPSVTTIKSLADCSFMYTSPRDALGYATLKRLQQQRIHPSLSHSEALASPAKDVLFTDTITMKTGSLDSRLTPRRFLKALSFASLDKEELLSPINQSTLQRCSSVRSMVSSATFGCNDDYIGLALPMDINDMFHIRDSAYFQQRISPPSEERKRFLFGDGDGDRPAIPVLKQQFSISELIVCRGDSQNHMVGSEETGLQDHSEENCLYCVGSTVLGYPTQPQINSTHPRTDYVDFPSWAGQSGHRLEVMPQSKFSGVSGCSDAAVSQGSICSTPTPGDIVIGGKAISEDGPASRVLLRKEVLRLIINLSSSVGTKGHETGLLTIKEKFPYAFDDICLYSEVSHLLAHCMFRLTSRRFIQELFQDVQFMPMFEEAEAILTKLPKPVEEDVDPPPES from the exons CTGCTATGCAGCATTGGCCAACGTGAGGAAAACTTTGGGTTTACATATGAAGAAATCATCGTTTG TCTGCGCCTAGCTCTTCTAAATGAGGCTAAAGAAGTACGTGCTGCAGGGTTGCGGGCGCTCCGCTACCTCATTAGAGACACCAGTGtgctgcagaaggtcctcagACTACAGGTGGATTATTTAATAGCCAG GTGCATTGACATCCAGCAGAGCAATGAGGGGGAGAGAACTCAGGCCCTGCGTCTGGTCCGAAAG ATTATCACTGTCAATGCGATGCTGTTCCCCACCTCTATTGCAAACTCTCTAATTGCAGTGGGGACTGACGGACTGCAGGAGAGAGACCGCATGGTCCGCGCTGCCATCGCCATCGTCTGTGAACTAG CTCTAAAGAACCCAGAGGTGGTGGCCAAACGAGGAGGCCTCAGCACCATCCTCAAGAGTGTCATTGACTGTCAGCTGAGTCGCATCAACGAAGCACTGATCACGACCGTCCTCCATCTACTCAACCACCCACGTACCCGGCAGTATGTGCGCGTTGACGTCGAGCTGGAg CAAATCCTCGCGCCTTTCACAGATTTTCACTATCGTCACAACGCAGACACGGCTGAAGGGCAACtcaa agaagacagagaggCCCGTTTCTTGTCGAGCAGAATGGCCATAGTGGCTGCCTTCCGCTCCTGGTCTG GAATTATCAACCTATGCAAGGCTGGAAATTCTGGAATTCAGTCTTTAATTGGCTTACTTTGCATACCAAATATGGAAGTCAGG AAAGGCTTGTTGGAGGTGTTATATGAGATATTCCGGCTCCCTGTGCCCATTGTAACTCAAGACTTCACGGAAGCTTTTCTAAGTGTTG ACCCAGCCAGGTCCCAGGACACCTGGAGACTGTCTGATGGGTTTGTTGCTGCTGAGGCCAAAGTCATTCTACCCCATCGGGCTCGCTCTAG GCCTGACCTGATGGACAACTACTTGGCATTTGTTCTCTCTGCCTTCATCACCAGTGGGCTGTTAGAG GGCCTGGTTGAAGTTGTGACCAGTAGCGATGACCAGCTGGCTGTCAGAGCCACCATCCTCTTGGGAGAACTTCTACACATG GCAAATACCATCCTTCCTCATTCCCATAGTCACCACCTGCACTGCCTTCCTACTCTAATCAACATGGCAGCCTCCTTCGACATCCCCCAGGAGAAAAGACT TCGGGCAAGTGCAGCAGTCAACAATCTGAAACGTTTCcatgaaaagaagaagaaaggttTGAAACCACACAGTCTTTACCTGGACCACATCATTCGAAAGTCTGTGTCGTCACATAACCGCAGAGAGTCACACTCACGTGTCCACAGGGACATCTACGTCATAAAG GACACAGAAGAAGCACTGATGATGAACCTGAGAGACAGTCACATTCTCAACCACAAACAGAACCTGGAGTGGAACTGGCTGCTTATTGCCACTATCCTTAAG TGGCCAAATGTAAACCTCAGGAACAACAAAGATGAACAGATGCACAA GTTTGTTCGGAGGCTGCTGTACTTTTATAAGCCCAGTAGTAAATTGTACGCAGGGCTGGGATTGGATCACCTAAAGGCCAGACAACTCACTGTGGTCGGATGTCAGTTTGTGGAGTTCCTCATGGACTCAGATGAG GATGGACAGGGCTACCTGGAGGACCTGGTGAGGGACATGGTGGCATGGCTGTCCTCATCCTCAGGGCTAAAACCTGAGCGCTGCCTGCAGAGTAATGGCCTGCTCACGACACTCAGCCAGCACTACTTCCTCTTCCTGGGGACACTCTCTGCACACCCACAGGGAGTCAAACTGTTAGAGAAATGTGGCCTGTTTCAGTG CCTGCTGAGTCTGTGCTCGGTAAAGAACCAGGACGCTGTGCTGAAACTTGCTGTATCCACACTGGACTACAGCAGAGACGGTCTGGCCAGAGTGATCCTCTCCAAGATCCTCACTGCTGCTACTGAT ACGTGCAGGCTGTATGCGACCAAGCACCTCCGTGTGCTGCTGCGTGCGGGTGTGGAGTTCTTCAGTAGCTGGGGCATGGAGCTGCTGGTCACACAGCTTCATGACCACAGCAAGGCTGTGTCCATAGAGGCCTTGGACATACTGGACGAGGCCTGTGAAGACAAG GCCAATCTTCACGCTCTAATCCAGCTGAAACCAGCCGTGTCCCACCTGGGAGACAAAggcctcctgctgctcctcag GTTCCTGTCCATTCCTAAAGGTTTCTCCTACCTCAATGAGAGGGGTTATGTCAGCAAACAGCTGGATAAATGGCAGAAG GAGTACAACCTTAAGTATGTGGACCTGATAGAGGAGCAGCTCAATGAAGCACTTACAACTTACCGCAAACCTGTCGACGGAGACAACTACGTCAGACGTAGCAACCAAAG GTTACAAAGACCAAATGTCTATCTTCCTGTGCACTTGTACGGTCAGCTGGTCCATGATAAGACAGGCTGTCATCTATTGGAAGCTCAG AGTGTGGTTCCTGATCTCAGCTACACGGTTCGCTCCCCGATGCTGGACACCTGGGAGGGCATCAAACAGCTGAAGGCTGCACTCTGGGCTCTG GGCAACATTGGCTCTTCAAACTGGGGTTTGAATCTCCTACAGGAGGAGAATGTCATTCCAGACATCCTCACATTGGCGCAGCACTGTGAGGTGCTATCAGTACGAGG GACGTGTGTTTATGTGCTGGGTGTGATCTCCAAGACCAGGCAGGGTTGTGAGGTTTTGAAGCAGTATGGTTGGGATGCAGTCAGACACAGTCGCAGGACGCTGTGGCCTGTCACTCCAGATGAGGTGGACACACAGCTGACCTCTGAACTTTCTTCAGTACCTAGCACGCTCAGTCTGAACTCTGAATCCACCAGCTCCCGCCACAACAGCGAGAGCGAGTCTCAACCAA ACATGTACATCCTGGATGACGACAAGTGTGATGTTCTGGACCAGTCAGACGAGCCTTCTTTCTATTTACACTCCAAACCAGTCAAAGACCGCAGCCCTTTCACAATCCTGGCCTCTACGCGCTTCGTCCGCACCCGCTTCCTTACCTCCCTGTCCCTCCCCAGCAAGAAACTGCGCTCCACCAGTGACCCTAAAACCCCGACAGGCTCTCGCACCCCTACTGAGCTCAAGACAGGGAGTATGAGACGGAACCGGACAGTGACAGAACCCTCTGTCTACAGCCCAAACCAGGGGGACGTCTTCACCCCTGTGTTTAATGGCAGAGGAATTCCAAAGAGTCCAACAGTCAGCCTGGAAACATCCTTTGTCGGGACCAGGGGGGGTTCTGAGGAGCAGCTTGTGGATGGCAGGCTGGCCAGGGGAGGAGGCTCAGGCCTTGGACTCAGTGGTCTCGGAGGGCACGGGGCCGTGGAGCACCACAGCCGGGAGAGGGAACAGACCAGCCGAGAGCGTTTAGCAGGCGACGGCGGCTCCTCTTCTAGCGGAGGCAATGTTGGAGGGGGTGGAGGAGGCGGCGGTGGAGGTACTCAATTTAAAAGCCGCAGTCAGAGCTTTAACACGGACACTACAACCAGCGGCATCAGCTCCATGAGCTCTAGCCCCTCCCGGGAGACTGTTGGAAACCCTGATCATACAGAGCCTGAACCTGACTCTTCTGACTGTGTGAGCCTCAACACAGTCGTGTCTGCCAAGACTGTCAAAACACTCTCTTCTCTCACCCCCCAGGCTCAGACTAACCACATGTCCACGCCTAAGCCCTCCACTGTCACTCTGGTACCGCCTGGCTCCTCGCACACTCTCCCACGCCGAGCTCAGTCTCTCAAATCCCCCTCAGTAACCACCATAAAAAGCCTGGCTGATTGTAGCTTCATGTACACCAGCCCCAGAGACGCGCTGGGCTACGCTACGCTGAagaggctgcagcagcagaggataCACCCGTCTTTGTCTCACAGTGAAGCGCTGGCTTCACCTGCCAAAGACGTGCTTTTCACTGACACCATCACTATGAAAACTGGCAGCTTGGACTCCAGATTAACACCTCGGAG ATTTCTGAAAGCTCTGAGCTTTGCCTCTCTGGATAAAGAGGAACTTCTCAGTCCCATCAACCAAAGCACTCTGCAACGCTGCTCTTCTGTGCGCTCCATGGTCTCTAGCGCCACCTTCGGGTGTAACGATGACTACATTGGCCTCGCGCTGCCGATGGACATCAATGACATGTTCCACATCAGAGACTCGGCCTACTTTCAGCAGAGGATCAGCCCGCCTTCAGAAGAGCGGAAACGCTTCCTCTTTGGTGATGGAGATG GCGACCGTCCTGCTATCCCCGTACTGAAGCAGCAGTTCAGTATCTCTGAGCTGATCGTGTGCCGAGGCGACTCTCAGAATCATATGGTGGGTTCAGAGGAGACAGGCCTGCAGGATCACAGTGAAGAGAACTGCCTCTACTGCGTTGGATCCACCGTCCTCGGTTACCCCACACAGCCGCAGATCAACAGCACACACCCTCGGACAG attacGTCGACTTCCCGTCATGGGCTGGGCAGAGTGGCCATCGTCTGGAGGTGATGCCTCAGTCCAAGTTCTCTGGAGTGTCCGGCTGCAGCGACGCCGCCGTTTCACAAGGTTCAATCTGTAGCACGCCCACACCTGGGGACATCGTCATTG GTGGCAAAGCGATATCAGAGGACGGCCCTGCCTCGAGAGTCCTGCTGAGGAAGGAGGTGCTCCGGCTCATCATCAACCTCAGCTCCTCTGTAGGAACCAAAGGCCACGAAACAGGACTACTGAC GATAAAGGAGAAGTTTCCCTATGCGTTTGATGACATTTGCCTGTACTCCGAGGTTTCCCACCTCTTAGCCCACTGTATGTTCCGCCTCACCTCAAGACGTTTCATACAAGAGCTCTTCCAGGACGTGCAATTTATGCCG atgtTTGAGGAAGCAGAGGCAATCCTGACAAAGCTACCAAAACCTGTCGAAGAGGATGTTGACCCTCCTCCAGAATCCTGA
- the LOC110969677 gene encoding rapamycin-insensitive companion of mTOR isoform X2 gives MRKLGHLNNFIKLLCSIGQREENFGFTYEEIIVCLRLALLNEAKEVRAAGLRALRYLIRDTSVLQKVLRLQVDYLIARCIDIQQSNEGERTQALRLVRKIITVNAMLFPTSIANSLIAVGTDGLQERDRMVRAAIAIVCELALKNPEVVAKRGGLSTILKSVIDCQLSRINEALITTVLHLLNHPRTRQYVRVDVELEQILAPFTDFHYRHNADTAEGQLKEDREARFLSSRMAIVAAFRSWSGIINLCKAGNSGIQSLIGLLCIPNMEVRKGLLEVLYEIFRLPVPIVTQDFTEAFLSVDPARSQDTWRLSDGFVAAEAKVILPHRARSRPDLMDNYLAFVLSAFITSGLLEGLVEVVTSSDDQLAVRATILLGELLHMANTILPHSHSHHLHCLPTLINMAASFDIPQEKRLRASAAVNNLKRFHEKKKKGLKPHSLYLDHIIRKSVSSHNRRESHSRVHRDIYVIKDTEEALMMNLRDSHILNHKQNLEWNWLLIATILKWPNVNLRNNKDEQMHKFVRRLLYFYKPSSKLYAGLGLDHLKARQLTVVGCQFVEFLMDSDEDGQGYLEDLVRDMVAWLSSSSGLKPERCLQSNGLLTTLSQHYFLFLGTLSAHPQGVKLLEKCGLFQCLLSLCSVKNQDAVLKLAVSTLDYSRDGLARVILSKILTAATDTCRLYATKHLRVLLRAGVEFFSSWGMELLVTQLHDHSKAVSIEALDILDEACEDKANLHALIQLKPAVSHLGDKGLLLLLRFLSIPKGFSYLNERGYVSKQLDKWQKEYNLKYVDLIEEQLNEALTTYRKPVDGDNYVRRSNQRLQRPNVYLPVHLYGQLVHDKTGCHLLEAQSVVPDLSYTVRSPMLDTWEGIKQLKAALWALGNIGSSNWGLNLLQEENVIPDILTLAQHCEVLSVRGTCVYVLGVISKTRQGCEVLKQYGWDAVRHSRRTLWPVTPDEVDTQLTSELSSVPSTLSLNSESTSSRHNSESESQPNMYILDDDKCDVLDQSDEPSFYLHSKPVKDRSPFTILASTRFVRTRFLTSLSLPSKKLRSTSDPKTPTGSRTPTELKTGSMRRNRTVTEPSVYSPNQGDVFTPVFNGRGIPKSPTVSLETSFVGTRGGSEEQLVDGRLARGGGSGLGLSGLGGHGAVEHHSREREQTSRERLAGDGGSSSSGGNVGGGGGGGGGGTQFKSRSQSFNTDTTTSGISSMSSSPSRETVGNPDHTEPEPDSSDCVSLNTVVSAKTVKTLSSLTPQAQTNHMSTPKPSTVTLVPPGSSHTLPRRAQSLKSPSVTTIKSLADCSFMYTSPRDALGYATLKRLQQQRIHPSLSHSEALASPAKDVLFTDTITMKTGSLDSRLTPRRFLKALSFASLDKEELLSPINQSTLQRCSSVRSMVSSATFGCNDDYIGLALPMDINDMFHIRDSAYFQQRISPPSEERKRFLFGDGDGDRPAIPVLKQQFSISELIVCRGDSQNHMVGSEETGLQDHSEENCLYCVGSTVLGYPTQPQINSTHPRTDYVDFPSWAGQSGHRLEVMPQSKFSGVSGCSDAAVSQGSICSTPTPGDIVIGGKAISEDGPASRVLLRKEVLRLIINLSSSVGTKGHETGLLTIKEKFPYAFDDICLYSEVSHLLAHCMFRLTSRRFIQELFQDVQFMPMFEEAEAILTKLPKPVEEDVDPPPES, from the exons ATGCGAAAACTGGGCCACCTGAACAACTTCATAAAG CTGCTATGCAGCATTGGCCAACGTGAGGAAAACTTTGGGTTTACATATGAAGAAATCATCGTTTG TCTGCGCCTAGCTCTTCTAAATGAGGCTAAAGAAGTACGTGCTGCAGGGTTGCGGGCGCTCCGCTACCTCATTAGAGACACCAGTGtgctgcagaaggtcctcagACTACAGGTGGATTATTTAATAGCCAG GTGCATTGACATCCAGCAGAGCAATGAGGGGGAGAGAACTCAGGCCCTGCGTCTGGTCCGAAAG ATTATCACTGTCAATGCGATGCTGTTCCCCACCTCTATTGCAAACTCTCTAATTGCAGTGGGGACTGACGGACTGCAGGAGAGAGACCGCATGGTCCGCGCTGCCATCGCCATCGTCTGTGAACTAG CTCTAAAGAACCCAGAGGTGGTGGCCAAACGAGGAGGCCTCAGCACCATCCTCAAGAGTGTCATTGACTGTCAGCTGAGTCGCATCAACGAAGCACTGATCACGACCGTCCTCCATCTACTCAACCACCCACGTACCCGGCAGTATGTGCGCGTTGACGTCGAGCTGGAg CAAATCCTCGCGCCTTTCACAGATTTTCACTATCGTCACAACGCAGACACGGCTGAAGGGCAACtcaa agaagacagagaggCCCGTTTCTTGTCGAGCAGAATGGCCATAGTGGCTGCCTTCCGCTCCTGGTCTG GAATTATCAACCTATGCAAGGCTGGAAATTCTGGAATTCAGTCTTTAATTGGCTTACTTTGCATACCAAATATGGAAGTCAGG AAAGGCTTGTTGGAGGTGTTATATGAGATATTCCGGCTCCCTGTGCCCATTGTAACTCAAGACTTCACGGAAGCTTTTCTAAGTGTTG ACCCAGCCAGGTCCCAGGACACCTGGAGACTGTCTGATGGGTTTGTTGCTGCTGAGGCCAAAGTCATTCTACCCCATCGGGCTCGCTCTAG GCCTGACCTGATGGACAACTACTTGGCATTTGTTCTCTCTGCCTTCATCACCAGTGGGCTGTTAGAG GGCCTGGTTGAAGTTGTGACCAGTAGCGATGACCAGCTGGCTGTCAGAGCCACCATCCTCTTGGGAGAACTTCTACACATG GCAAATACCATCCTTCCTCATTCCCATAGTCACCACCTGCACTGCCTTCCTACTCTAATCAACATGGCAGCCTCCTTCGACATCCCCCAGGAGAAAAGACT TCGGGCAAGTGCAGCAGTCAACAATCTGAAACGTTTCcatgaaaagaagaagaaaggttTGAAACCACACAGTCTTTACCTGGACCACATCATTCGAAAGTCTGTGTCGTCACATAACCGCAGAGAGTCACACTCACGTGTCCACAGGGACATCTACGTCATAAAG GACACAGAAGAAGCACTGATGATGAACCTGAGAGACAGTCACATTCTCAACCACAAACAGAACCTGGAGTGGAACTGGCTGCTTATTGCCACTATCCTTAAG TGGCCAAATGTAAACCTCAGGAACAACAAAGATGAACAGATGCACAA GTTTGTTCGGAGGCTGCTGTACTTTTATAAGCCCAGTAGTAAATTGTACGCAGGGCTGGGATTGGATCACCTAAAGGCCAGACAACTCACTGTGGTCGGATGTCAGTTTGTGGAGTTCCTCATGGACTCAGATGAG GATGGACAGGGCTACCTGGAGGACCTGGTGAGGGACATGGTGGCATGGCTGTCCTCATCCTCAGGGCTAAAACCTGAGCGCTGCCTGCAGAGTAATGGCCTGCTCACGACACTCAGCCAGCACTACTTCCTCTTCCTGGGGACACTCTCTGCACACCCACAGGGAGTCAAACTGTTAGAGAAATGTGGCCTGTTTCAGTG CCTGCTGAGTCTGTGCTCGGTAAAGAACCAGGACGCTGTGCTGAAACTTGCTGTATCCACACTGGACTACAGCAGAGACGGTCTGGCCAGAGTGATCCTCTCCAAGATCCTCACTGCTGCTACTGAT ACGTGCAGGCTGTATGCGACCAAGCACCTCCGTGTGCTGCTGCGTGCGGGTGTGGAGTTCTTCAGTAGCTGGGGCATGGAGCTGCTGGTCACACAGCTTCATGACCACAGCAAGGCTGTGTCCATAGAGGCCTTGGACATACTGGACGAGGCCTGTGAAGACAAG GCCAATCTTCACGCTCTAATCCAGCTGAAACCAGCCGTGTCCCACCTGGGAGACAAAggcctcctgctgctcctcag GTTCCTGTCCATTCCTAAAGGTTTCTCCTACCTCAATGAGAGGGGTTATGTCAGCAAACAGCTGGATAAATGGCAGAAG GAGTACAACCTTAAGTATGTGGACCTGATAGAGGAGCAGCTCAATGAAGCACTTACAACTTACCGCAAACCTGTCGACGGAGACAACTACGTCAGACGTAGCAACCAAAG GTTACAAAGACCAAATGTCTATCTTCCTGTGCACTTGTACGGTCAGCTGGTCCATGATAAGACAGGCTGTCATCTATTGGAAGCTCAG AGTGTGGTTCCTGATCTCAGCTACACGGTTCGCTCCCCGATGCTGGACACCTGGGAGGGCATCAAACAGCTGAAGGCTGCACTCTGGGCTCTG GGCAACATTGGCTCTTCAAACTGGGGTTTGAATCTCCTACAGGAGGAGAATGTCATTCCAGACATCCTCACATTGGCGCAGCACTGTGAGGTGCTATCAGTACGAGG GACGTGTGTTTATGTGCTGGGTGTGATCTCCAAGACCAGGCAGGGTTGTGAGGTTTTGAAGCAGTATGGTTGGGATGCAGTCAGACACAGTCGCAGGACGCTGTGGCCTGTCACTCCAGATGAGGTGGACACACAGCTGACCTCTGAACTTTCTTCAGTACCTAGCACGCTCAGTCTGAACTCTGAATCCACCAGCTCCCGCCACAACAGCGAGAGCGAGTCTCAACCAA ACATGTACATCCTGGATGACGACAAGTGTGATGTTCTGGACCAGTCAGACGAGCCTTCTTTCTATTTACACTCCAAACCAGTCAAAGACCGCAGCCCTTTCACAATCCTGGCCTCTACGCGCTTCGTCCGCACCCGCTTCCTTACCTCCCTGTCCCTCCCCAGCAAGAAACTGCGCTCCACCAGTGACCCTAAAACCCCGACAGGCTCTCGCACCCCTACTGAGCTCAAGACAGGGAGTATGAGACGGAACCGGACAGTGACAGAACCCTCTGTCTACAGCCCAAACCAGGGGGACGTCTTCACCCCTGTGTTTAATGGCAGAGGAATTCCAAAGAGTCCAACAGTCAGCCTGGAAACATCCTTTGTCGGGACCAGGGGGGGTTCTGAGGAGCAGCTTGTGGATGGCAGGCTGGCCAGGGGAGGAGGCTCAGGCCTTGGACTCAGTGGTCTCGGAGGGCACGGGGCCGTGGAGCACCACAGCCGGGAGAGGGAACAGACCAGCCGAGAGCGTTTAGCAGGCGACGGCGGCTCCTCTTCTAGCGGAGGCAATGTTGGAGGGGGTGGAGGAGGCGGCGGTGGAGGTACTCAATTTAAAAGCCGCAGTCAGAGCTTTAACACGGACACTACAACCAGCGGCATCAGCTCCATGAGCTCTAGCCCCTCCCGGGAGACTGTTGGAAACCCTGATCATACAGAGCCTGAACCTGACTCTTCTGACTGTGTGAGCCTCAACACAGTCGTGTCTGCCAAGACTGTCAAAACACTCTCTTCTCTCACCCCCCAGGCTCAGACTAACCACATGTCCACGCCTAAGCCCTCCACTGTCACTCTGGTACCGCCTGGCTCCTCGCACACTCTCCCACGCCGAGCTCAGTCTCTCAAATCCCCCTCAGTAACCACCATAAAAAGCCTGGCTGATTGTAGCTTCATGTACACCAGCCCCAGAGACGCGCTGGGCTACGCTACGCTGAagaggctgcagcagcagaggataCACCCGTCTTTGTCTCACAGTGAAGCGCTGGCTTCACCTGCCAAAGACGTGCTTTTCACTGACACCATCACTATGAAAACTGGCAGCTTGGACTCCAGATTAACACCTCGGAG ATTTCTGAAAGCTCTGAGCTTTGCCTCTCTGGATAAAGAGGAACTTCTCAGTCCCATCAACCAAAGCACTCTGCAACGCTGCTCTTCTGTGCGCTCCATGGTCTCTAGCGCCACCTTCGGGTGTAACGATGACTACATTGGCCTCGCGCTGCCGATGGACATCAATGACATGTTCCACATCAGAGACTCGGCCTACTTTCAGCAGAGGATCAGCCCGCCTTCAGAAGAGCGGAAACGCTTCCTCTTTGGTGATGGAGATG GCGACCGTCCTGCTATCCCCGTACTGAAGCAGCAGTTCAGTATCTCTGAGCTGATCGTGTGCCGAGGCGACTCTCAGAATCATATGGTGGGTTCAGAGGAGACAGGCCTGCAGGATCACAGTGAAGAGAACTGCCTCTACTGCGTTGGATCCACCGTCCTCGGTTACCCCACACAGCCGCAGATCAACAGCACACACCCTCGGACAG attacGTCGACTTCCCGTCATGGGCTGGGCAGAGTGGCCATCGTCTGGAGGTGATGCCTCAGTCCAAGTTCTCTGGAGTGTCCGGCTGCAGCGACGCCGCCGTTTCACAAGGTTCAATCTGTAGCACGCCCACACCTGGGGACATCGTCATTG GTGGCAAAGCGATATCAGAGGACGGCCCTGCCTCGAGAGTCCTGCTGAGGAAGGAGGTGCTCCGGCTCATCATCAACCTCAGCTCCTCTGTAGGAACCAAAGGCCACGAAACAGGACTACTGAC GATAAAGGAGAAGTTTCCCTATGCGTTTGATGACATTTGCCTGTACTCCGAGGTTTCCCACCTCTTAGCCCACTGTATGTTCCGCCTCACCTCAAGACGTTTCATACAAGAGCTCTTCCAGGACGTGCAATTTATGCCG atgtTTGAGGAAGCAGAGGCAATCCTGACAAAGCTACCAAAACCTGTCGAAGAGGATGTTGACCCTCCTCCAGAATCCTGA